A genomic region of Phragmites australis chromosome 2, lpPhrAust1.1, whole genome shotgun sequence contains the following coding sequences:
- the LOC133896810 gene encoding E3 ubiquitin-protein ligase MBR2-like translates to MARNHHNHLHLPEMEHIQSMNGAQNEILPLGQKLLMHPGSDAPFRIGPSGHGSLSIRSDDFSSSSHAVQYGHRVGAGISHVPFVPYSAGSSSSHLPYDAKPEPAVSYPHRSEEGSAPIIHLDNRSATMKRKHPIIHPVDGTSAGDHYVGSSSNTQLSNYMHPDPSSVTEPMHAQMPLSIGHSNWNGQRVASQEGSQRNVRARHNRNISLEPRSTSTYTSNNTHPLSFHSTASASLSTSVERNHSPISMPTRPIPSGAPGITSRALMDRLYYLDMQSSNSGVAAVPTIHGSYGSATFSNGAYAPRAVHSDTVPTHMHPASAASSSSRAVPHEAVIRSYPPASAADTSTSVRMNQPSPTIAVGSSRHARHVSVGHANSGRNRRARSSYYGFHPLMIEAERFMMMDQLVFHEPRIAADPHRDMRLDIDSMSYEDLLALGDFIGNVNTGLADEKISGCVKEVVCCSPDQAQNDQDDGSCVICLEEYKDKDLLGVLKCNHDFHADCIKKWLQKKNSCPVCKATAA, encoded by the exons ATGGCTAGAAACCATCACAACCATCTGCATCTGCCAGAGATGGAGCATATTCAATCCATGAATGGAGCACAAAATGAAATCCTGCCTTTAG GTCAGAAGCTACTTATGCATCCTGGAAGTGATGCACCCTTTAGAATTGGTCCTTCTGGCCATGGAAGTCTGTCAATCAGATCAGATGACTTTTCATCTTCAAGTCATGCTGTGCAATATGGTCATAGAGTTGGGGCAGGGATCTCACACGTTCCCTTTGTTCCTTATTCTGCTGGAAGTTCTAGCAGTCATTTACCCTATGATGCTAAACCAGAACCTGCTGTAAGTTATCCACATAGATCTGAGGAAGGCTCTGCTCCTATTATTCATCTGGACAACAGAAGTGCCACAATGAAACGAAAACATCCCATTATTCATCCTGTCGATGGGACCAGTGCTGGTGATCATTATGTTGGAAGCTCTTCCAATACTCAGTTATCTAATTATATGCATCCAGATCCTTCTTCAGTCACTGAGCCTATGCATGCTCAAATGCCTTTAAGCATTGGCCATAGCAATTGGAATGGCCAGCGCGTAGCTAGTCAAGAAGGGTCACAGAGGAATGTCAGAGCACGCCACAATCGTAATATTTCCTTGGAACCTAGATCAACTTCAACTTACACATCAAACAACACTCATCCGTTGTCCTTCCATTCAACTGCAAGTGCTTCCCTAAGTACATCAGTTGAAAGGAACCATTCACCTATTTCTATGCCAACAAGACCTATACCTTCAG GTGCCCCTGGAATCACTAGCAGGGCTTTGATGGATAGGCTTTACTATCTTGATATGCAAAGCAGCAATTCTGGTGTTGCTGCTGTCCCAACTATCCATGGTTCATATGGCAGTGCGACATTTAGCAACGGTGCCTATGCTCCTAGAGCTGTTCATAGTGACACTGTTCCAACCCATATGCATCCAGCTTCTGCAGCTTCCTCCAGCTCTAGAGCAGTTCCCCACGAGGCAGTCATTCGGAGCTATCCACCTGCTTCCGCTGCTGATACCTCAACTTCTGTGCGGATGAATCAGCCATCTCCTACCATAGCTGTTGGATCCTCTAGGCATGCAAGGCATGTATCGGTTGGGCATGCTAACAGTGGAAGGAACAGAAGGGCGAGGAGCTCTTACTATGGTTTTCATCCTCTGATGATTGAGGCAGAG CGGTTTATGATGATGGACCAGTTAGTTTTTCATGAACCAAGGATAGCAGCTGACCCCCACAGGGACATGAGACTAGACATTGACAGCATGAGTTATGAG GACCTGTTGGCATTGGGAGATTTTATCGGTAATGTCAACACAGGCTTGGCCGACGAAAAAATTTCAGGCTGTGTGAAAGAAGTAGTCTGTTGCAGTCCTGATCAAGCGCAAAACGATCAAGATGATGGTAGCTGTGTAATTTGCCTG GAGGAATACAAAGATAAGGATTTGCTAGGAGTACTGAAATGCAATCATGACTTCCATGCCGACTGCATCAAGAAGTGGTTGCAGAAGAAGAATTCATGCCCCGTGTGCAAAGCAACTGCGGCTTAG